From the Selenomonas timonae genome, one window contains:
- a CDS encoding TonB-dependent receptor, with the protein MKVITREEIEKRHYTDVTEAIKRIPGVTFQNPGYRGGEYGYVAYNNGVLINGDSRVIILVDGRRVDNAASQRISGSSRRGTKSTGVNLDQVTNMENIEKIEVIKGPGASAYGPDATGGVINIITRKGGYSTVGTIDLASGSWNKHNYSFSYSGSLDHDNSLHYFVSMNRTMSGDTEFKDGQTGDVIRLPGSRYREDGANIRIDKDFDKKHSLRLWYNHKSGRDGYPVATPSAKYWNERDWYRILFEIVVGRYDSNHKLTEKGQWWTDQRQPGYHNVYLTRYMYDISNDFNNNDWDLVYTFNKDKGMESFVRAYYQNHIYRGRAAFQFSKFGGGGGNGAGVGYDEYNNTFPTGTTYEQMYAWMKEHLAPFPGGDKKAMDEWVAKTGGVSPVTDWHREENNGIELQYAKSLGKHDVIADFNYDKAKNYTWRNRRAGDYSVTHLSRDTITGYVQDKIHVSDKWDVTPALRYSHYSSFENTNSSDTQQGKGKTSALTYALNTQYMFDDTMSMYFGWTRIFRPLREGDYSTANGEYPNMLEDEEGHVMTIGLQKLLGNKTSIGVNYNWTDMTNAVATLPIWSTRLNDFAATAVNAREKKTAFNITLDHQFNPHVTLSASYDHMYDKWSAKDGMRIDPNWGYVSADDINVQINRLRPANHYALNLSYENRKLYTGLLANWYTGNNTSAFTSRQFLLLDWNINYQVAKDFNVYMVVSNLTNQSYETTYNARNGIGSAAMPGRSFVIGAKYTF; encoded by the coding sequence GTGAAGGTCATAACACGCGAAGAAATTGAGAAGCGGCATTACACAGATGTGACAGAGGCAATTAAACGGATTCCCGGCGTGACCTTCCAGAATCCCGGGTATCGCGGCGGTGAGTATGGATATGTAGCGTATAACAATGGTGTTCTGATCAATGGTGATTCGCGTGTCATTATTCTGGTCGATGGGCGCCGCGTTGACAATGCTGCGAGCCAACGTATCAGCGGTTCGAGCCGACGTGGCACAAAATCTACGGGCGTCAATCTCGATCAGGTCACGAATATGGAAAATATCGAAAAGATTGAAGTGATCAAGGGCCCCGGCGCCTCAGCTTACGGACCGGATGCAACCGGCGGCGTAATTAATATCATTACGCGCAAAGGTGGCTACAGCACAGTTGGGACGATTGATCTGGCAAGCGGGTCGTGGAATAAGCATAATTATTCATTTAGCTATTCCGGTTCTCTGGATCATGATAACTCTCTGCATTATTTTGTTTCGATGAATCGCACGATGTCCGGCGATACAGAATTCAAGGACGGACAGACGGGTGATGTCATTCGCCTGCCGGGTTCTCGTTATAGAGAAGACGGAGCAAATATTCGAATCGACAAGGATTTTGACAAAAAGCATAGCTTGAGGTTATGGTATAACCACAAAAGCGGACGGGATGGTTATCCCGTTGCAACACCGAGCGCAAAGTATTGGAATGAAAGAGATTGGTACCGTATTTTATTCGAGATCGTCGTGGGGCGCTACGATTCGAACCACAAGCTCACAGAAAAGGGGCAATGGTGGACGGATCAGCGTCAGCCGGGGTATCACAATGTCTATCTGACACGATATATGTATGACATCTCCAACGACTTTAATAATAACGACTGGGATTTGGTATATACCTTCAATAAAGATAAGGGAATGGAGAGCTTCGTCCGTGCCTATTATCAGAACCATATTTATAGGGGGCGCGCTGCATTTCAATTTTCGAAATTCGGCGGCGGCGGTGGAAATGGTGCCGGTGTAGGTTATGATGAATACAACAATACGTTCCCGACAGGAACTACTTATGAGCAAATGTATGCGTGGATGAAAGAACATTTGGCGCCGTTCCCAGGTGGGGATAAAAAGGCGATGGATGAATGGGTAGCAAAGACGGGGGGCGTGTCGCCTGTCACAGACTGGCACCGTGAGGAAAACAACGGAATAGAGCTGCAATATGCAAAGTCGCTTGGCAAGCATGATGTTATTGCAGATTTCAATTATGACAAGGCGAAAAACTATACGTGGCGCAATCGGAGAGCGGGAGATTATTCCGTGACACATCTGTCTCGTGACACAATAACGGGATATGTGCAGGATAAGATCCATGTATCGGACAAGTGGGATGTTACTCCAGCGTTGCGCTATTCGCATTACAGTTCCTTTGAGAATACGAATTCTAGCGATACGCAACAGGGAAAGGGCAAGACAAGTGCACTGACCTATGCGCTCAATACGCAGTATATGTTCGACGACACGATGAGTATGTATTTTGGCTGGACGCGTATTTTCCGCCCACTGCGTGAGGGAGACTATTCGACTGCAAATGGGGAATATCCGAACATGTTGGAGGACGAGGAAGGTCATGTAATGACGATCGGTTTGCAAAAGTTGCTCGGCAATAAGACCTCCATCGGTGTGAACTACAACTGGACAGATATGACAAATGCTGTTGCGACGCTGCCCATCTGGTCAACCCGTTTGAATGATTTTGCGGCAACGGCGGTCAATGCACGGGAAAAGAAGACCGCGTTCAACATAACGCTGGATCATCAGTTTAATCCCCATGTGACACTGAGCGCCTCATACGATCACATGTATGATAAGTGGTCGGCAAAAGACGGTATGAGAATCGATCCGAACTGGGGATATGTCAGTGCTGACGATATCAATGTACAGATCAACCGCCTGCGACCCGCAAATCATTATGCGCTGAATCTTTCCTATGAGAATCGGAAGCTCTATACCGGATTGCTTGCAAACTGGTATACGGGGAATAATACGAGCGCATTTACCTCGCGGCAATTCCTTCTCCTCGATTGGAACATCAACTATCAGGTGGCGAAGGATTTCAACGTATACATGGTGGTCAGCAATCTCACAAATCAATCTTATGAAACGACGTATAACGCGCGCAATGGCATCGGCTCTGCGGCTATGCCCGGTCGTTCGTTTGTGATTGGCGCAAAATACACATTCTAA
- a CDS encoding IS3 family transposase: MKLIAFKTSDGALKGNISFCCKMLHVTRQGFYQYLTSKDRPWKYQELADAMMQIHAEDECNDTYGRIRMYQALKIKQPEGVRIPSERTVYRVMEEIGLSHRPNHRPNGITKTDHKAQMSEDLMGRDFTADTPLSKCVTDMTKIPAYDGKLYISALFDCYDASVLGLSMDTNMKASLCVRMLDNAMLSYPKLRGAILHSDRGSQYTSQLYREAIHTYGIRQSMNSAGGRCHDNARCESMWARMKSELLYGRYDTKKMTIEELKVLVWRYFMSYWNNRRICSTNGGLPPMVKRRQFYDSIAAAT, translated from the coding sequence ATGAAGTTGATTGCGTTCAAGACCTCAGATGGCGCCCTCAAAGGAAATATCAGCTTCTGCTGCAAGATGCTCCATGTCACGAGACAGGGATTTTATCAGTATTTGACGAGCAAAGACCGCCCATGGAAATATCAGGAACTTGCCGACGCCATGATGCAGATTCATGCAGAGGACGAATGCAACGACACCTACGGAAGAATCCGCATGTATCAGGCACTCAAGATCAAACAGCCGGAAGGCGTCCGTATTCCGAGTGAACGAACTGTTTACCGTGTTATGGAAGAGATTGGCTTAAGTCATCGCCCCAATCATAGACCGAACGGTATCACCAAAACAGATCATAAGGCACAGATGTCAGAGGATCTCATGGGGCGCGATTTTACTGCCGACACACCTCTTTCCAAGTGTGTCACTGACATGACAAAGATTCCGGCGTATGACGGAAAACTCTACATTTCAGCACTCTTTGACTGTTATGATGCCAGCGTGCTCGGACTGTCTATGGACACGAACATGAAGGCTTCTCTATGCGTAAGGATGCTGGATAACGCTATGCTCTCCTACCCAAAGCTCAGGGGAGCAATCCTGCACTCGGATCGCGGCAGCCAGTATACGAGTCAGCTGTATCGGGAGGCAATTCATACCTATGGGATTCGTCAAAGCATGAACAGTGCCGGTGGACGCTGTCATGACAATGCGCGCTGTGAGAGTATGTGGGCGCGCATGAAGTCCGAGCTGCTCTATGGACGCTATGACACAAAGAAGATGACAATCGAAGAGTTGAAGGTACTGGTTTGGCGATACTTCATGAGCTATTGGAACAACCGTCGGATTTGTTCAACAAACGGGGGGCTTCCTCCGATGGTGAAGCGGCGTCAGTTCTATGACTCTATTGCCGCAGCTACTTAA
- a CDS encoding metallophosphoesterase — translation MLVVLACLGLSVFFLRYLAEGKMLLTARIGIVVFEIAAVGGLFYLFSTHRTDGWAGLLTLPIILFLVGQLIVLAFVVLAVLLRFIWRRIRGVPYSAERRRVLKNAALYPAAGFLLSSYGAFIERHQTVRRDYVIPVKNLPSEADGMVIAQISDVHLGTYFSVEEFDALLAEVARGGADLLAVTGDVFDDEPLNEAAAEVLAAHAGDWRDGIWYCIGNHEYYRNARPLVDRMQREGRVYVVRNSAAQVTGRGTLWIAGTDYPFARGEAFYPEKEAYFAAAMQNVPADAVTVLLAHHPEFIDDAAAHGGVPLTLTGHTHGSQFGILGQPLFPVFKYTRGMVRIGENYGYVHTGNGSWFPLRIGCPPEIAYFRLERVER, via the coding sequence ATGCTCGTCGTGCTCGCCTGTCTTGGACTGTCTGTCTTCTTCCTGCGCTATCTCGCTGAGGGTAAAATGCTCCTGACGGCGCGCATTGGGATTGTTGTTTTTGAAATTGCGGCGGTTGGCGGGCTGTTCTATCTGTTCAGCACGCACCGCACGGACGGTTGGGCGGGACTTCTGACGCTGCCGATCATCCTCTTTCTCGTTGGTCAGCTGATTGTCCTAGCCTTTGTCGTGCTTGCCGTCCTCCTGCGTTTCATCTGGCGCAGAATACGCGGCGTTCCGTATTCTGCGGAGCGGCGGCGCGTGCTGAAAAATGCAGCGCTCTATCCTGCGGCGGGCTTTCTTCTCAGCAGCTACGGTGCATTCATTGAACGGCATCAAACGGTGCGGCGCGACTATGTGATTCCCGTCAAAAATCTTCCGTCCGAGGCGGACGGCATGGTGATCGCGCAGATCAGCGACGTGCATCTCGGGACGTACTTCTCCGTGGAGGAGTTCGACGCGCTGCTTGCGGAGGTTGCGCGCGGCGGTGCCGATCTCCTCGCCGTGACGGGGGATGTCTTCGACGACGAGCCGCTGAACGAGGCGGCGGCTGAGGTGCTTGCCGCGCACGCGGGCGACTGGCGCGACGGCATCTGGTACTGCATCGGCAACCACGAATACTATCGGAATGCGCGCCCGCTCGTCGACCGCATGCAGCGCGAGGGACGTGTGTACGTCGTTCGGAACAGTGCGGCGCAGGTTACGGGACGCGGCACGCTCTGGATTGCGGGGACGGATTATCCGTTTGCGCGCGGCGAGGCGTTCTATCCCGAGAAAGAGGCGTACTTTGCGGCGGCGATGCAGAATGTGCCTGCAGATGCGGTGACGGTCTTGCTCGCGCATCATCCCGAGTTCATCGACGATGCGGCGGCGCATGGCGGCGTGCCGCTGACGCTGACGGGGCACACGCACGGGAGTCAGTTCGGCATCCTCGGACAGCCGCTCTTTCCCGTGTTCAAGTACACGCGCGGCATGGTGCGCATTGGTGAGAATTACGGCTACGTCCATACAGGCAATGGGAGCTGGTTTCCGCTGCGGATCGGCTGTCCGCCGGAGATTGCATATTTTAGATTGGAGAGAGTAGAACGATGA
- a CDS encoding Crp/Fnr family transcriptional regulator, whose amino-acid sequence MSKENAAQILAETSLAQGMNEEDVAELLASSDVALRSYPKGAVIFHDGDLPHSLYILLEGEVHILKDTYSGRQIFISEIDRPGDMFGEVYEVLKRPYDMYVRAVTKVKLLEVSSHLFTLDVGETPRRSALIVQRNLMKIFAGKAYAMHTKLKILASGTLREKIVRYLFPHIDEKGQIALKVSREFIAAYLAVSRPSLSRELSAMQREGIIEATGRSIRILDMEQFEEYL is encoded by the coding sequence ATGAGCAAAGAAAACGCTGCCCAAATTCTCGCCGAGACCAGTCTCGCGCAGGGTATGAACGAGGAGGATGTAGCGGAGCTGCTTGCCTCCAGTGACGTGGCGCTGCGCTCCTACCCGAAGGGCGCAGTCATTTTCCACGACGGGGATCTCCCTCACTCGCTTTACATTCTGCTCGAGGGCGAGGTGCACATCCTCAAGGACACGTACTCAGGACGGCAGATCTTCATCTCGGAGATCGACCGCCCCGGCGATATGTTCGGCGAGGTCTACGAGGTGCTGAAACGCCCATACGATATGTACGTGCGTGCTGTGACAAAGGTAAAGCTGCTCGAGGTATCAAGCCACCTCTTCACGCTCGATGTCGGCGAGACACCACGCCGCTCTGCACTGATCGTGCAGCGCAACCTCATGAAGATCTTTGCGGGCAAGGCGTATGCAATGCACACAAAGCTGAAAATTCTCGCGAGCGGCACGCTGCGTGAGAAGATTGTCCGCTACCTCTTCCCTCATATTGACGAAAAAGGGCAGATTGCACTTAAGGTAAGCCGTGAGTTCATTGCCGCCTATCTCGCTGTCAGCCGCCCTTCCCTCTCGCGCGAGCTGAGCGCGATGCAGCGCGAGGGTATCATCGAGGCGACGGGGCGCAGTATACGGATTTTGGATATGGAACAATTCGAGGAGTATCTGTAA
- a CDS encoding AEC family transporter gives MLILGQMIVFFLMIFAGALARRYNIIIPNNQEQFSSLIVNIACPCLIISAAMRAEEHMGLAQVIETYTAYAALLAMMCIVGFLLPLLLRFRGRLRGAVNLSFWFNNSLFMGLPLVQGVYGDQAVVYMTLFFIPVNLLFFVYGVSSISIHKRRGFEMFRMLLNPGIIASLIACVIYFGEIPTNPLLSQAFAMIGAMTAPLAMMMIGASLKDIHMRHMLTDHKLLLYTFLKAVVLPIPILFAMKAFVTNPYILGCSLVIVAAPTGGMVAMVALLYNKVAYPLMTEIIALSTLISVATIPLVSMITGL, from the coding sequence ATGCTGATTTTAGGGCAGATGATCGTATTCTTTCTGATGATCTTTGCGGGGGCGCTCGCGCGCCGTTACAACATCATCATTCCAAACAATCAGGAGCAGTTTTCCTCCCTGATTGTCAACATCGCGTGCCCGTGCCTCATCATCTCGGCAGCGATGCGCGCGGAGGAGCACATGGGGCTCGCGCAGGTCATCGAGACCTATACCGCCTATGCGGCGCTGCTTGCAATGATGTGCATCGTTGGCTTCCTGCTGCCGCTCCTGTTGCGCTTTCGCGGGCGTCTGCGCGGGGCAGTGAACCTCTCGTTCTGGTTCAACAACTCGCTCTTCATGGGGCTGCCGCTCGTGCAGGGGGTGTACGGCGATCAGGCGGTCGTCTACATGACGCTCTTTTTCATTCCCGTCAATTTACTCTTCTTCGTCTACGGCGTCTCCTCCATCAGCATCCACAAGCGGCGTGGCTTCGAGATGTTCCGCATGCTCCTGAATCCAGGCATCATCGCCTCACTCATTGCGTGCGTGATCTACTTCGGTGAGATTCCGACGAATCCGTTGCTCTCGCAGGCTTTCGCAATGATCGGGGCGATGACCGCACCTCTGGCGATGATGATGATCGGCGCATCGCTTAAGGACATCCATATGCGCCATATGCTGACGGATCACAAGCTCCTGCTCTATACATTCTTGAAAGCAGTCGTCCTGCCGATTCCGATTCTCTTTGCGATGAAGGCGTTTGTCACGAATCCCTACATCCTCGGATGCAGCCTCGTCATCGTCGCCGCACCGACGGGCGGCATGGTTGCAATGGTCGCGCTCCTCTACAACAAGGTCGCCTATCCGCTGATGACGGAGATTATCGCGCTTTCGACACTGATCTCTGTGGCGACAATTCCGCTTGTGTCTATGATTACGGGGCTGTGA
- a CDS encoding methyltransferase domain-containing protein — MRTELLELLAPSAERLCILVVDGSEHLARLREMYPYAEMHAVTPYEEIAENEIVAALGVHWHIFDWRRDTLPFAEETFDRIISAFAIECAYEPYDALMALNRALKETGTLYTCYTNIRYHRVLAALRDGEFRVRGDRHLYAKPEIVRLLNDTLYKEIHFFAGERDDDPSAGEAWAVEGFQNFSDDLITRTWLIQASRSTAAAANLKLFFSQESRRMMARLLHRIEYDIAAEHAVTELRELCMREGIFYDYLSDFVAEVCVHEERVRSLLTGVLADI; from the coding sequence GTGAGGACGGAGCTGCTTGAACTCCTTGCACCGAGTGCGGAACGCCTTTGCATCCTTGTCGTCGACGGCTCGGAGCACCTTGCGCGGCTGCGGGAGATGTACCCGTACGCCGAGATGCACGCCGTTACGCCATACGAGGAGATTGCGGAGAATGAGATTGTTGCCGCGCTCGGCGTGCACTGGCACATCTTCGACTGGCGGCGCGACACGTTACCGTTTGCGGAGGAGACGTTTGACCGTATCATTTCGGCGTTTGCGATTGAGTGCGCCTATGAGCCGTATGACGCGCTCATGGCTCTGAACCGTGCGCTCAAAGAAACGGGAACCCTCTACACCTGCTACACCAACATCCGCTATCATCGCGTGCTTGCGGCTCTGCGTGACGGCGAGTTCCGCGTGCGCGGCGACCGTCACCTGTACGCAAAGCCCGAGATTGTGCGTCTCCTCAATGATACGCTCTACAAGGAAATCCACTTCTTTGCGGGGGAGCGCGACGACGATCCGTCGGCGGGGGAGGCATGGGCTGTGGAAGGCTTTCAAAACTTCAGCGACGACCTCATAACGCGCACGTGGCTCATACAGGCATCGCGCAGTACGGCGGCTGCGGCGAACCTCAAGCTGTTCTTCTCGCAGGAGTCGCGCCGCATGATGGCACGTCTCCTGCATCGCATCGAGTATGATATTGCGGCAGAGCATGCTGTGACGGAGCTGCGCGAACTCTGTATGCGCGAGGGAATCTTTTACGACTATCTTTCGGATTTCGTTGCAGAGGTCTGTGTGCATGAAGAACGTGTACGGTCACTGCTCACAGGAGTGCTTGCTGACATATAA
- the bioB gene encoding biotin synthase BioB: protein MRVNRVNELTKKVIAGYRVSRADDRSIFMDTPVEELGEGAYRLQKHFCGNHIDLCTIVNGRSGRCGEDCKYCAQAGRHKTGVDTYGFMAQTDLIAHAKANQDAGANRFSIVTSGGALSGTEFEQALDAYKEMRRTLSIDLCASHGLLTRSQFRRLREAGVTSYHHNIETSERYFPEICTTHSYADRIRTIKAAQAEGLCVCSGGIIGMGETWEDRFDMAFALQELGIESIPLNSLMAIPGTPLEHLAPLSGEDILRTIAIFRFINPTANIRLGAGRKLLPENGATAFRAGASASITGNMLTTSGTTIAEDMELIQEMGFTNRDEDCSVSTGTCGAR, encoded by the coding sequence ATGCGCGTAAATCGTGTCAACGAACTGACGAAGAAGGTCATCGCGGGGTATCGTGTCAGCCGTGCAGACGACCGCTCCATCTTTATGGATACGCCCGTTGAGGAGCTTGGCGAGGGAGCATACCGCCTCCAAAAGCATTTTTGCGGGAACCACATCGACCTGTGTACGATCGTCAACGGACGCAGCGGCCGCTGCGGAGAGGACTGCAAGTACTGCGCACAGGCAGGGCGACATAAGACGGGCGTTGACACCTATGGCTTTATGGCACAGACGGATCTGATTGCGCATGCAAAGGCGAATCAGGACGCGGGTGCGAACCGTTTCTCCATCGTTACGTCGGGCGGGGCGCTCTCGGGGACGGAGTTTGAGCAGGCACTGGATGCCTACAAGGAGATGCGCCGCACGCTTTCCATCGACCTCTGTGCCTCGCACGGGCTGCTCACGCGCAGTCAGTTCCGTCGCCTGCGCGAGGCAGGTGTGACGAGCTATCATCACAACATCGAGACCTCGGAGCGCTACTTCCCCGAGATCTGCACGACGCACAGCTACGCCGACCGCATTCGCACGATCAAGGCGGCACAGGCGGAGGGGCTCTGCGTCTGCTCAGGCGGTATCATCGGCATGGGGGAGACGTGGGAGGATCGCTTCGACATGGCATTCGCACTGCAGGAGCTCGGCATCGAGTCCATCCCGCTGAACTCGCTCATGGCAATTCCGGGCACGCCGCTCGAACATCTCGCGCCTCTCTCGGGCGAGGATATTCTCAGAACGATTGCGATTTTCCGCTTCATCAATCCAACGGCGAACATCCGCCTTGGCGCAGGGCGCAAGCTCCTTCCCGAGAACGGAGCGACGGCGTTTCGCGCGGGTGCGTCCGCATCCATCACGGGCAATATGCTCACGACATCGGGGACAACCATCGCCGAGGATATGGAACTCATCCAAGAGATGGGCTTCACAAACCGTGACGAAGACTGCAGCGTCTCGACGGGGACGTGCGGCGCACGATGA
- a CDS encoding O-linked N-acetylglucosamine transferase, SPINDLY family protein: MSWMDDYTAIREDIHTGYIYEAIEAILYLRAHEEIPADEQWRFSEMMGACCGALADTEGAIAAYFEAATEDKYLRSQRSHFSNYLYLCHAVPNLTPKELKAQFDMYATLYRHEEPLPLRADVHHARLRIGFIAQHFLASSSSLFYEGLMRGLTEKFDVYAYALDDRVDDFTEELCGALNYRELANRSIEEQAEAIRADEIDVLFDLGGHTDGGMTLMVLARRPAPVQISGIGWFATTGVPFVDGFLTDAVLSPAGAEEFYSEQLLRLPHAFCFTPDVAMRASTVAERPADAPVMFGVMQNFMKSNEESLKLWGRILKKLPKSQLVLQDAAVDSPLRVTTILEMIEGLKLPAKRIFVRTGKRDYLGDYGDIDIALDTFPYAGGASTATALYMGVPVVTMRGETHAARLGASMLTAAGHAEWIADDARTYENLAVRMAEDIAAVRASRTALRGEAEKSALMDGASYLSAVTDAIERIWAERGDFSR; the protein is encoded by the coding sequence ATGAGCTGGATGGATGACTACACGGCGATTCGCGAGGACATTCACACAGGGTATATCTATGAGGCGATTGAGGCGATCCTCTATCTGCGCGCGCACGAGGAGATCCCCGCCGATGAGCAGTGGCGTTTCTCCGAGATGATGGGCGCGTGCTGCGGTGCACTCGCCGATACGGAGGGCGCAATTGCCGCGTATTTCGAGGCAGCGACGGAGGACAAATATCTGCGCAGCCAGCGCTCGCATTTCTCCAACTATCTCTATCTCTGTCATGCCGTCCCGAATCTGACGCCGAAGGAGCTCAAGGCGCAGTTTGATATGTACGCGACGCTCTATCGTCACGAGGAGCCGCTTCCGCTGCGTGCGGACGTTCATCATGCACGTCTGCGCATCGGCTTTATCGCGCAGCACTTCCTCGCCTCTTCGTCCTCCCTCTTCTACGAAGGGCTGATGCGCGGGCTGACGGAGAAATTCGATGTCTACGCGTACGCGCTCGACGACCGTGTGGATGATTTTACGGAGGAACTGTGCGGCGCATTGAACTATCGCGAGCTCGCCAATCGCTCCATCGAGGAACAGGCGGAGGCAATCCGCGCGGATGAGATCGACGTGCTCTTCGACCTCGGCGGACACACGGACGGCGGCATGACCCTCATGGTGCTCGCACGCCGCCCTGCGCCCGTGCAAATCTCGGGGATTGGTTGGTTTGCGACAACAGGCGTGCCGTTCGTCGACGGCTTCCTGACGGATGCGGTGCTGTCCCCTGCGGGCGCGGAGGAGTTCTACAGCGAGCAGCTTCTGCGTCTGCCGCACGCATTCTGCTTCACGCCAGATGTGGCGATGCGTGCAAGCACGGTGGCAGAGCGTCCCGCAGATGCGCCCGTGATGTTCGGTGTCATGCAGAACTTCATGAAGAGCAATGAGGAGTCGCTGAAACTCTGGGGACGCATTCTGAAAAAGCTGCCGAAGTCGCAGCTCGTCCTCCAGGATGCCGCCGTGGACAGCCCGCTGCGTGTGACGACAATCCTCGAGATGATCGAGGGGCTGAAGCTGCCCGCAAAGCGCATCTTCGTCCGCACGGGAAAGCGCGACTATCTCGGGGACTACGGGGACATCGACATCGCGCTCGACACCTTCCCGTATGCGGGGGGCGCGTCGACGGCAACGGCGCTCTACATGGGCGTGCCCGTCGTCACCATGCGCGGGGAAACGCACGCAGCACGCCTCGGCGCGTCCATGCTCACGGCGGCGGGGCATGCGGAGTGGATTGCGGACGATGCGCGCACGTATGAGAATCTTGCCGTGCGGATGGCAGAGGATATTGCTGCCGTGCGTGCAAGCCGTACAGCACTGCGTGGAGAGGCGGAGAAGTCTGCATTGATGGATGGGGCATCCTACCTCAGTGCAGTTACGGACGCGATCGAACGCATCTGGGCAGAGCGCGGGGACTTTTCGCGGTGA
- a CDS encoding transposase gives MATNRQYDHEFKVQAIKLAQEIGQAKAAKELGISKNTMYTWMRAHRLGYLDLGCGTQTPQSALSLHEELVQLRAQLKAQEKEIRRLKKENDFLEEASAFFAASRLKSTKTNA, from the coding sequence ATGGCAACAAACAGACAATACGATCACGAATTTAAGGTGCAGGCAATCAAGCTGGCGCAGGAAATCGGTCAGGCGAAAGCCGCCAAAGAGCTGGGAATTTCCAAGAACACAATGTATACATGGATGCGTGCTCATCGGCTTGGATATTTGGATCTTGGGTGTGGCACGCAAACACCGCAGAGTGCCCTAAGTCTGCACGAGGAACTCGTACAGCTTCGTGCACAACTCAAAGCACAGGAGAAGGAAATTCGACGGCTAAAGAAAGAGAATGACTTTCTGGAGGAAGCAAGCGCTTTTTTCGCCGCGAGCCGTCTGAAGTCAACAAAAACGAACGCATGA